The Mycolicibacterium doricum genome includes a region encoding these proteins:
- a CDS encoding SDR family NAD(P)-dependent oxidoreductase: MRDTDSGLVVIFGGRSEIGGEVATRLAPGATVVLAARGADRLDEEVRAVRAAGAAAVHTVDFDADDLASHAPLVANLVAEHGAITTAVVAFGVLGEQARAERDPAHAAAIVHTDYVAQVSLLTVLAATMREHRSGSIVVFSSVAGARVRRANYVYGSAKAGLDGFANGLADALHGTGVHLLLVRPGFVIGRMTAGMDPAPLSSTPAQVAEATVKALAKGRREVWIPRALGAAVVVMRMLPRFVWRRMPR; the protein is encoded by the coding sequence GTGAGGGACACGGATAGCGGGTTGGTGGTGATCTTCGGCGGTCGCAGCGAGATCGGCGGCGAGGTGGCGACTCGGCTGGCGCCGGGTGCGACCGTGGTGCTGGCCGCGCGCGGTGCCGACCGCCTCGACGAGGAGGTCCGCGCGGTGCGGGCGGCGGGTGCGGCGGCGGTGCACACCGTCGACTTCGACGCCGACGACCTCGCGTCGCACGCCCCGTTGGTGGCGAACCTGGTGGCCGAGCACGGCGCGATCACCACTGCGGTCGTCGCCTTCGGCGTCCTCGGCGAACAGGCGCGCGCCGAACGGGACCCGGCGCACGCGGCGGCGATCGTGCACACCGACTACGTCGCGCAGGTCAGCCTGCTGACGGTGCTGGCGGCAACCATGCGGGAGCACCGCTCCGGATCCATCGTCGTGTTCTCCTCGGTGGCCGGCGCCCGTGTCCGCCGCGCAAACTACGTCTACGGTTCGGCCAAGGCTGGGCTAGACGGGTTCGCCAACGGGTTGGCCGACGCGTTGCACGGTACGGGGGTGCACCTGCTGCTGGTGCGGCCCGGCTTCGTGATCGGGCGGATGACCGCGGGGATGGACCCCGCACCGCTGTCGAGCACCCCGGCGCAGGTGGCCGAGGCGACGGTGAAGGCGCTCGCCAAGGGGCGCCGGGAGGTGTGGATTCCGCGGGCGCTGGGTGCCGCGGTGGTGGTCATGCGGATGTTGCCGCGGTTCGTGTGGCGAAGGATGCCGAGGTGA
- a CDS encoding F420-dependent biliverdin reductase, which produces MATPGRKATTRLTSDALAFLTERHLAMLTTLRSDNSPHVVAVGFTFDPKTHIARVITSGGSQKAVNAEERGVAVLSQVDGARWLSLEGKSTVNSDPDAVRDAELRYAQRYRTPRVNPERVVIEVRVERVLGSSQLLDRSGD; this is translated from the coding sequence GTGGCTACACCGGGCCGCAAGGCAACCACCCGGCTCACCAGCGATGCGTTGGCGTTCCTGACCGAACGTCATCTCGCCATGCTGACCACCCTGCGGTCGGACAACTCCCCGCACGTCGTGGCGGTCGGGTTCACCTTCGACCCCAAGACGCACATCGCCCGGGTGATCACCTCCGGCGGCTCCCAGAAGGCGGTCAACGCCGAAGAGCGTGGTGTCGCGGTGCTCAGCCAGGTCGACGGGGCCCGGTGGCTGTCGCTGGAAGGCAAGTCGACCGTCAACTCCGACCCGGACGCCGTCCGCGACGCCGAACTGCGCTACGCCCAGCGGTACCGGACGCCACGGGTGAACCCGGAGCGCGTGGTCATCGAGGTACGGGTCGAGCGGGTGCTGGGCTCCTCGCAGTTGCTCGACCGCTCCGGCGACTGA
- a CDS encoding cobalt-precorrin-6A reductase, producing MRILLLGGTMEARALAAALHPDVDVISSLAGRVPDPALPVGQVRIGGFGGVEGMRRWLIDTPVDAVVDATHPFAATITANAAAVCTDLALPHLLLARPAWAPGEAILVNSDRQAAETIVAKGFSRVFLTTGRTGVAAFRDSDAWFLIRAVTPPDAEALPRDHELLLSRGPYRYDDELAVLRAHGIDALVTKNSGGDMTRPKLDAAAALGIPVVMVDRPPAPTGVRAVHSVEEAVAWVRSRVR from the coding sequence ATGCGAATTCTGTTGCTGGGCGGCACGATGGAGGCCCGCGCGCTCGCGGCGGCACTGCACCCCGACGTCGACGTGATCAGTTCCCTGGCCGGGCGGGTTCCGGATCCGGCGCTACCGGTGGGGCAGGTTCGGATCGGCGGGTTCGGCGGCGTCGAGGGGATGCGCCGCTGGTTGATCGACACCCCGGTCGACGCGGTCGTGGATGCGACGCATCCGTTCGCGGCGACCATCACCGCCAACGCCGCCGCCGTCTGCACCGACCTGGCACTCCCGCATCTACTGCTGGCCCGGCCCGCATGGGCTCCGGGCGAGGCGATCCTGGTGAATTCCGATCGCCAGGCGGCGGAAACCATTGTCGCCAAGGGGTTTTCTCGGGTATTCCTGACGACCGGCCGCACCGGCGTCGCCGCCTTCCGGGACAGCGACGCCTGGTTCCTGATCCGGGCGGTGACCCCGCCCGATGCGGAGGCCCTCCCGCGGGACCACGAACTGCTGCTTTCACGCGGCCCGTACCGCTACGACGACGAACTGGCCGTCCTGCGCGCCCACGGCATCGACGCGCTGGTCACCAAGAACAGCGGCGGCGACATGACTCGGCCCAAACTGGACGCTGCGGCGGCCCTCGGTATTCCGGTGGTGATGGTGGACCGGCCGCCGGCACCGACCGGAGTCCGCGCGGTGCACTCGGTGGAGGAGGCGGTGGCGTGGGTCAGGTCGCGGGTGCGGTGA
- the cbiE gene encoding precorrin-6y C5,15-methyltransferase (decarboxylating) subunit CbiE: MTHRVVVVGIGADGMAGLSPASVDELRRATTIYGSTRQLDLLDHTVAAERREWPSPLLPALHAIRDAPDGDVHIVASGDPMLHGIGGSAVRIIGAERVTVLPHVSSVTLACAQLGWAVQETEVISLVTGAPRTAVRRGGRAVVLSRDESTPAVLARLLTDTGRGDSEMTVLEQLGGPAERRRDTTARAWATDPPGDVDALNVIAIRYLPEDRRFHVLPDDAFTHDGQITKQPMRAVTLAALAPRPGELLWDVGAGSGSIGVEWCRSGAGCRAIAFERDGKRRARIAANADAHGVDVEVRGAAPAAFGGAVPTQGGVTAQPSAVFIGGGLTFPGLVDGCLAALPAGGRLVANAVTAESEAVLARWYSEMGGELRRYQHYRGEPVGTFTGWRPAMPVTQWVAVKP; this comes from the coding sequence GTGACGCACCGGGTGGTGGTGGTCGGCATCGGCGCCGACGGTATGGCCGGGCTCTCGCCCGCATCCGTCGACGAATTACGCCGGGCCACAACGATCTACGGGTCGACTCGACAGCTCGATCTGCTTGACCACACCGTGGCCGCCGAACGCCGGGAATGGCCGTCCCCGCTGCTGCCCGCCCTACACGCCATCCGGGACGCCCCGGACGGCGATGTGCACATCGTGGCCAGCGGCGACCCGATGCTGCACGGCATCGGCGGCTCGGCGGTGCGGATCATCGGAGCCGAACGCGTCACTGTGCTTCCGCACGTGTCGTCGGTGACGCTGGCCTGCGCCCAGCTCGGGTGGGCGGTGCAGGAGACCGAGGTGATCAGCCTGGTCACGGGCGCTCCGAGGACGGCGGTGCGCCGCGGCGGTCGGGCGGTGGTGCTGTCCCGCGACGAATCCACCCCGGCGGTGCTGGCCCGGCTCCTCACCGACACCGGGCGTGGCGACTCCGAGATGACGGTGCTCGAGCAACTCGGCGGACCTGCCGAGCGCCGGCGCGACACCACCGCGCGGGCGTGGGCGACCGACCCGCCCGGCGACGTCGACGCCCTCAACGTCATCGCCATCCGCTACCTACCCGAGGACCGGCGGTTCCATGTGCTCCCCGACGACGCGTTCACCCACGACGGGCAGATCACCAAACAGCCGATGCGCGCGGTCACCCTCGCCGCGTTGGCGCCGCGCCCGGGTGAGCTGCTGTGGGACGTGGGCGCCGGATCGGGCAGCATCGGCGTCGAGTGGTGCCGCAGCGGCGCGGGATGCCGGGCGATCGCATTCGAGCGGGACGGGAAGCGGCGGGCGCGGATCGCGGCCAATGCGGATGCCCACGGCGTGGACGTCGAGGTGCGAGGCGCGGCTCCCGCCGCGTTCGGCGGGGCGGTGCCCACCCAGGGCGGAGTCACCGCGCAACCGTCGGCGGTGTTCATCGGCGGTGGTCTCACCTTTCCCGGCCTGGTCGACGGTTGCCTCGCCGCGCTGCCCGCCGGCGGCCGGCTGGTCGCCAACGCCGTCACCGCCGAGTCCGAAGCCGTTCTGGCGCGGTGGTATTCGGAGATGGGTGGAGAGTTGCGCCGCTACCAGCACTACCGTGGTGAGCCGGTCGGCACGTTCACCGGTTGGCGGCCCGCCATGCCGGTGACCCAGTGGGTGGCGGTCAAGCCATGA
- a CDS encoding M24 family metallopeptidase: MTGSRFDTDVYTRRLRAAAAAAGDAGLAGLVISPGYDLRYLVGSRAQTFERLTALVLPADGDPTIVVPRLELAALRESVIPELGVTVRDWVDGDNPYQLVAESLGGAPARTAVTDSMPALHLLPLAGVLGEVPVLATDVLRRLRMVKDAAEIDALRKAGAAIDRVHARVPEFLVAGRTEADVAADISEAIVAEGHSEVAFIIVGSGPHGADPHHESSDRELRAGDIVVVDIGGPYEPGYNSDSTRTYSLGEPDPEVARRYAVLQRAQQAAVEAVRPGVTAEQVDAAARGVLAAEGLAEAFVHRTGHGIGLSVHEEPYIVAGNDLPLEAGMAFSVEPGIYFPGQWGARIEDIVIVTEDGAESVNNRPRDLVVVTAGPDATA; this comes from the coding sequence ATGACCGGCAGCCGATTCGACACCGATGTCTACACCCGACGACTTCGGGCCGCCGCAGCTGCGGCGGGTGACGCCGGACTGGCCGGCCTGGTGATCAGCCCCGGCTACGACCTGCGGTATCTGGTGGGTTCGCGCGCGCAGACCTTCGAACGGCTCACCGCCCTGGTGCTGCCGGCCGACGGCGATCCGACCATCGTGGTGCCCCGGCTGGAACTGGCCGCGCTCAGAGAATCCGTGATCCCCGAACTCGGTGTGACGGTGCGGGATTGGGTTGACGGCGACAACCCGTACCAGCTCGTCGCCGAATCCCTCGGCGGTGCGCCCGCCCGCACGGCGGTGACCGATTCGATGCCCGCACTGCATCTGCTGCCGCTGGCCGGTGTGCTCGGTGAGGTGCCGGTGCTGGCCACCGACGTGCTGCGGCGGCTGCGGATGGTCAAGGACGCCGCCGAAATCGACGCGCTGCGCAAGGCGGGTGCGGCGATCGACCGGGTGCACGCGCGGGTTCCGGAGTTTCTGGTGGCCGGCCGCACCGAGGCCGACGTCGCCGCCGACATCTCCGAAGCGATTGTGGCCGAGGGGCATTCAGAGGTCGCATTCATCATCGTCGGATCCGGGCCGCATGGTGCCGACCCGCACCACGAATCCTCCGACCGTGAGCTGCGCGCCGGGGACATCGTCGTCGTCGACATCGGCGGGCCCTACGAACCGGGATACAACTCCGATTCGACCCGCACCTACAGCCTGGGTGAACCCGACCCCGAGGTGGCGCGCCGCTACGCCGTTCTGCAGCGCGCGCAACAGGCCGCCGTCGAGGCGGTGCGTCCAGGCGTCACCGCCGAGCAGGTCGACGCCGCCGCGCGGGGCGTACTGGCCGCCGAGGGGCTCGCCGAGGCGTTCGTGCACCGCACCGGCCACGGCATCGGCCTGTCCGTGCACGAGGAGCCCTACATCGTCGCCGGTAACGACCTGCCGCTCGAGGCGGGCATGGCGTTCAGCGTGGAGCCGGGCATCTACTTCCCCGGACAGTGGGGCGCGCGCATCGAGGACATCGTGATCGTCACCGAGGACGGCGCGGAGTCGGTGAACAACCGGCCGCGCGACCTCGTCGTCGTGACCGCGGGACCCGACGCGACGGCGTAA
- a CDS encoding 5'-3' exonuclease: protein MSSPLLLLDGASMWFRSYFALPSSITAPDGRPVNALRGFLDTVAMLIGRERPARLVVCRDDDWRPQWRVDLVPSYKAHRVAEPQPTGTDVEVVPDELTPQVDMIMEMLDAFGIPHAGAPGYEADDVLGTLAAAETRDRVIVVSGDRDMLQVVRDAPVEVRVLYLGRGMSKATLFGPAEVADQYAVPKERAGAAYAELALMRGDPSDGLPGVPGVGEKTAAALLAQYGSLEAIVAAAKDPKSRMSKAYRKKMLAATDYIEAAEPVVRVATDAPVTMATKTDELPLAAAHPRQVAQLAGHLGVTSSVRRLQKALDALD from the coding sequence GTGAGCAGCCCGCTGCTGCTGCTCGACGGCGCGAGCATGTGGTTCCGCTCCTACTTCGCGCTCCCCTCGTCGATCACCGCCCCGGACGGCAGACCCGTCAACGCGCTGCGTGGGTTCCTCGACACCGTCGCGATGCTGATCGGCAGAGAGCGACCCGCACGGCTGGTGGTGTGCCGCGACGACGATTGGCGACCGCAGTGGCGCGTGGACCTGGTCCCGTCGTACAAAGCGCACCGCGTCGCCGAACCACAGCCCACGGGAACCGATGTCGAGGTGGTCCCCGACGAGCTCACCCCGCAGGTCGACATGATCATGGAAATGCTCGACGCGTTCGGGATTCCCCACGCCGGTGCGCCCGGATACGAGGCCGACGACGTGCTCGGCACCCTGGCCGCCGCGGAGACACGCGATCGGGTGATCGTGGTGAGCGGTGACCGGGACATGCTGCAGGTGGTGCGCGACGCACCGGTCGAGGTGCGGGTGCTCTACCTCGGCCGCGGTATGAGCAAGGCCACGCTGTTCGGGCCGGCCGAAGTGGCCGACCAGTACGCGGTGCCCAAGGAACGCGCCGGCGCGGCCTACGCCGAACTGGCGTTGATGCGTGGGGATCCGTCCGACGGCCTGCCCGGCGTGCCTGGCGTCGGCGAGAAGACCGCCGCGGCGCTGCTCGCCCAATACGGCTCGCTGGAAGCGATCGTCGCGGCCGCGAAGGACCCGAAGTCGAGGATGTCGAAGGCGTACCGCAAGAAGATGCTGGCCGCCACCGACTACATCGAAGCCGCGGAGCCGGTGGTGCGGGTGGCCACCGACGCCCCCGTCACGATGGCGACGAAGACCGACGAATTGCCGTTGGCCGCGGCGCATCCCCGCCAGGTCGCCCAGTTGGCGGGCCACCTCGGCGTGACGTCCTCGGTCCGGCGCTTACAGAAGGCGCTCGACGCCCTCGATTAG
- the cobM gene encoding precorrin-4 C(11)-methyltransferase, whose protein sequence is MTVYFIGAGPGAADLITVRGQRLLSRCPVCLYPGSIMPEDLLALCPPYARIVDTGPLTLDQIVDELARAHAAGQDVARLHSGDPSIYSALAEQCRRLDARGVGYQVVPGVPAFAAAAAALGRELTVPGVAQTVTLSRVATLSTAMPPGEDLRSLSASGATLVLHLAAAQVDNIVPELLAGGYRPETPCAVVAFASWPGQIVLRGTLADIAAQMHDAAVTRTAVILIGDVLAAGGTDSYLYSSGRVRRGRH, encoded by the coding sequence ATGACGGTCTACTTCATCGGAGCTGGGCCAGGGGCGGCCGATCTGATCACCGTGCGCGGGCAGCGGTTGCTGAGCCGCTGTCCGGTGTGCCTGTACCCCGGGTCGATCATGCCCGAGGATCTCCTGGCACTGTGCCCGCCATATGCGCGCATCGTCGACACCGGCCCGCTGACGCTCGACCAGATCGTCGACGAACTCGCGCGGGCGCACGCCGCAGGACAGGACGTGGCGCGCCTGCACTCAGGAGACCCGTCGATCTACAGTGCGCTGGCCGAACAGTGCCGCCGCCTCGACGCGCGGGGCGTGGGCTACCAGGTGGTGCCCGGGGTGCCGGCCTTCGCCGCGGCGGCGGCCGCGCTGGGCCGTGAACTCACCGTGCCGGGCGTGGCCCAGACCGTCACCCTGAGCCGAGTCGCGACGTTGTCGACGGCCATGCCGCCCGGCGAGGATCTGCGGAGCCTGTCCGCATCGGGGGCAACCCTGGTGCTGCATCTGGCCGCCGCGCAGGTCGACAACATCGTGCCCGAACTGCTGGCCGGCGGCTATCGTCCCGAAACGCCTTGCGCAGTCGTCGCGTTCGCGAGCTGGCCCGGGCAGATCGTGCTGCGGGGGACCCTGGCCGACATCGCCGCGCAGATGCACGACGCCGCCGTCACTCGCACCGCGGTGATCCTCATCGGCGACGTGCTGGCGGCCGGCGGCACCGATAGCTACCTGTACTCGTCGGGGCGCGTGCGCCGGGGGCGGCACTGA
- a CDS encoding DEAD/DEAH box helicase: MTNPPDPQLAAFAAALPFALDPFQVRACAALEHGHGVLVCAPTGAGKTVVGEFAVHLALAAGGKCFYTTPIKALSNQKHADLVRRYGPEQIGLLTGDQSINGDADIVVMTTEVLRNMLYADSPTLHGLSYVVMDEVHFLADRMRGAVWEEVILHLPDEVRLVSLSATVSNAEEFGGWIQTVRGDTTVVVDEHRPVPLWQHLLVGKRLFDLFDYRKHSPARSGRELVVDPELLRHIAHRREADRLADWQPRGRGRSAHRSRPTIYRPPARPDVIAVLDREGLLPAITFVFSRAGCDAAVKQCLRSPLRLTTNGERQRIAEVIDRRCADLAEADLIVLDYHEWREGLLRGLAAHHAGMLPVFRHTVEELFTAGLVKAVFATETLALGINMPARTVVLERLIKFNGEQHMPLTPGEYTQLTGRAGRRGIDVEGHAVVLWTPDVEPVEVAGLASTRTFPLRSSFAPSYNMTINLVHQMGPAQARQLLEQSFAQYQADRSVVGLRRGVQRGERMLDEIAAELGGPDAPILDYVRLREKISERERAQSRASRLQRRAAANDALSALRRGDIITITNGRRGGLAVVLESARDADDPRPLVLTEHRWAGRISSADYSGATAPVGTMTLPKRVEHRNPGVRRDLASALLSAAAGMAMPESRGRRSGAHEDQDTDPELVSLRDQLRRHPAHHLPDREDRARVAERYLRIERDNAQIQKKVVAATNSLARTFDRIVVLLAERGFIDTTGADPKVTDDGRLLARIYSESDLLVAECLRAGTWEGLDAAELAAVLSSVLFESRGDTPGVPAGYEAPTAKVRRALSQTRRLSADLRADEHRHRLNPGRETDEGFVTTIYRWATTGDLTTALAASDASGGGSPLSAGDFVRWCRQVLDLLDQVRNAAPTPALRAAAKRAINDIRRGVVAVDAG, encoded by the coding sequence ATGACGAATCCACCTGACCCTCAACTGGCCGCGTTCGCCGCGGCGCTGCCCTTCGCGCTCGACCCGTTCCAGGTCCGCGCCTGTGCCGCGCTCGAGCACGGGCACGGCGTGCTCGTCTGCGCACCCACCGGTGCCGGGAAGACTGTCGTCGGTGAGTTCGCCGTCCACCTGGCCCTGGCCGCCGGCGGCAAATGCTTCTACACCACCCCGATCAAGGCGCTGAGTAACCAGAAACATGCCGACCTCGTCCGCCGCTACGGGCCGGAGCAGATCGGGTTGCTGACCGGGGACCAGTCGATCAACGGTGACGCCGACATCGTCGTGATGACCACCGAAGTGCTGCGCAACATGCTCTATGCGGACTCGCCTACCCTGCACGGTCTGTCGTACGTCGTGATGGACGAGGTGCACTTTCTCGCCGACCGGATGCGTGGTGCGGTGTGGGAAGAGGTGATCCTGCACCTGCCCGACGAGGTCCGGCTGGTCAGCCTGTCCGCCACGGTCAGCAACGCCGAGGAGTTCGGCGGCTGGATTCAGACTGTGCGCGGCGACACCACCGTGGTGGTCGACGAGCATCGGCCGGTGCCGCTGTGGCAGCACCTCCTGGTCGGCAAGCGGCTGTTCGACCTGTTCGACTACCGCAAGCACAGTCCGGCCCGCAGCGGGCGTGAACTCGTCGTCGACCCGGAACTGTTGCGCCACATCGCCCACCGGCGCGAAGCAGACCGCCTCGCCGACTGGCAGCCGCGTGGCCGAGGGCGCTCGGCGCACCGCAGCCGGCCGACGATCTACCGCCCGCCCGCCCGGCCCGACGTGATCGCCGTCCTGGACCGCGAGGGATTACTGCCGGCTATCACGTTCGTGTTCTCGCGTGCCGGCTGTGACGCCGCGGTCAAGCAGTGTCTCCGGTCACCGCTGCGGTTGACGACGAACGGGGAACGCCAGCGCATCGCCGAGGTGATCGACCGCCGCTGCGCAGACCTCGCCGAGGCAGACCTGATAGTGCTCGACTACCACGAATGGCGCGAGGGTCTGCTCCGAGGCCTGGCCGCCCACCACGCCGGCATGCTCCCGGTCTTCCGCCACACCGTAGAGGAACTTTTCACCGCCGGGTTGGTCAAGGCCGTCTTCGCCACCGAGACATTGGCTTTGGGCATCAACATGCCGGCCCGCACCGTGGTGCTCGAACGGCTGATCAAGTTCAACGGCGAACAGCACATGCCGTTGACACCAGGGGAGTACACCCAGCTGACCGGCCGGGCCGGACGCCGCGGCATCGATGTCGAAGGGCATGCAGTCGTCCTGTGGACCCCCGACGTGGAACCCGTCGAGGTGGCCGGTCTTGCCTCGACCCGCACGTTCCCGCTGCGCAGTTCGTTCGCGCCGTCCTACAACATGACCATCAACCTGGTGCACCAGATGGGGCCGGCGCAGGCGCGCCAACTCCTCGAGCAGTCGTTCGCGCAGTACCAGGCCGACCGCTCGGTGGTGGGTCTACGCCGCGGTGTCCAACGCGGTGAACGGATGCTCGACGAGATCGCCGCCGAACTCGGCGGCCCGGATGCGCCGATCCTGGACTACGTCCGGCTGCGCGAGAAGATCTCGGAACGCGAACGTGCGCAGTCCCGCGCGTCGCGGCTGCAGCGCCGCGCCGCCGCCAACGACGCACTCAGCGCGCTGCGGCGCGGTGACATCATCACCATCACCAACGGGCGGCGCGGTGGCCTGGCCGTCGTCCTGGAATCCGCCCGCGATGCTGACGATCCGCGCCCGCTCGTGCTGACCGAGCACCGTTGGGCCGGCCGCATCTCCTCGGCCGACTACTCCGGCGCGACTGCGCCTGTGGGCACCATGACGCTGCCCAAACGCGTCGAGCACCGCAACCCAGGGGTGCGTCGCGACCTGGCGTCGGCGCTGCTCTCCGCGGCGGCCGGGATGGCGATGCCGGAGTCGCGAGGCCGGCGTAGCGGCGCGCACGAGGACCAGGACACCGACCCCGAACTCGTATCGCTGCGGGACCAGTTGCGCCGCCACCCCGCGCATCACCTGCCCGACCGCGAGGACCGGGCCCGCGTTGCCGAGCGTTATCTGCGCATCGAACGCGACAACGCGCAGATCCAGAAGAAGGTCGTCGCCGCCACCAACTCGCTGGCCCGCACGTTCGACCGGATCGTCGTCCTGCTCGCCGAACGCGGGTTCATCGACACCACCGGTGCGGACCCGAAGGTCACCGATGACGGCCGCCTGCTGGCCCGCATCTACAGTGAGAGTGATCTTCTGGTCGCGGAGTGTCTGCGTGCAGGCACCTGGGAGGGACTCGACGCCGCCGAACTGGCCGCGGTGCTGTCGTCGGTGCTGTTCGAATCACGCGGCGACACGCCCGGGGTCCCAGCGGGGTACGAGGCGCCGACGGCGAAGGTTCGCCGTGCGCTGTCGCAGACCCGGCGGTTGTCGGCCGACCTGCGCGCCGACGAACACCGCCACCGGCTGAACCCTGGCCGGGAGACCGACGAGGGCTTCGTCACCACGATCTACCGGTGGGCGACCACCGGAGACCTGACCACCGCGCTGGCCGCATCCGACGCGTCAGGCGGCGGGTCACCGCTGTCCGCAGGCGACTTCGTCCGGTGGTGCCGACAGGTGCTGGACCTGCTCGACCAGGTCCGAAACGCCGCGCCGACGCCCGCTCTGCGCGCCGCCGCGAAACGCGCAATCAACGACATTCGACGCGGCGTCGTGGCAGTTGATGCGGGGTAG
- a CDS encoding DUF4333 domain-containing protein, with product MSGPQGPDPTQPWAGQQPDAGTDQPAGDPSNNQWQAAGSGGEQGTSENPQWQQPPAYTPQQYPQYQQPTQQQPSYPPYPPTEQYGQPGQYGQPGQYGQPGQYGQPQYGQPGQYGQPQYGQPPYGQQPQYGQPGQTGQYGSFPPHGGEDSSKPSMKVLGGVVGALLVVLLLVIGVLGFWKPGFFVTTKLDVNAAQSGVQQILTDESNGYGAKNVRDVKCNNGESPEVRKGATFDCEVSIDGTKRQVTVTFQDDDGTYEVGRPR from the coding sequence ATGAGCGGACCGCAGGGACCTGATCCGACGCAGCCGTGGGCCGGTCAACAACCGGACGCGGGTACGGACCAGCCGGCCGGCGACCCGTCGAACAATCAGTGGCAGGCAGCCGGATCGGGCGGCGAGCAGGGCACTTCCGAGAACCCGCAGTGGCAGCAGCCGCCGGCGTACACGCCGCAGCAGTATCCGCAGTATCAGCAGCCGACTCAGCAGCAGCCGTCGTACCCGCCCTACCCGCCGACCGAGCAGTACGGCCAGCCCGGTCAGTACGGCCAGCCCGGTCAGTACGGCCAGCCCGGTCAGTACGGGCAACCGCAGTACGGCCAGCCCGGTCAGTACGGTCAGCCGCAGTACGGGCAACCCCCGTACGGTCAACAGCCGCAGTACGGCCAGCCGGGTCAGACCGGCCAGTACGGAAGCTTCCCACCCCACGGTGGTGAAGACAGCTCGAAACCGTCGATGAAGGTGCTCGGCGGCGTCGTCGGCGCATTGCTGGTGGTCCTTCTCCTGGTGATCGGGGTGCTCGGTTTCTGGAAGCCCGGCTTCTTCGTGACGACGAAGCTGGACGTCAACGCCGCGCAGTCCGGTGTGCAGCAGATCCTCACCGACGAGTCGAACGGCTACGGCGCCAAGAACGTGCGCGACGTCAAGTGCAACAACGGGGAGAGCCCCGAGGTCCGCAAGGGTGCCACGTTCGACTGCGAGGTGAGCATCGACGGCACCAAACGCCAAGTCACCGTGACATTCCAGGACGACGACGGCACCTACGAGGTCGGCCGGCCGCGCTAA